The following proteins are encoded in a genomic region of Paenibacillus sp. FSL H3-0469:
- a CDS encoding glutamate synthase subunit beta, which translates to MSTPTGFMEYKRQLPGDRDPEQRVKDWEEFHEHLTEDELRTQGARCMDCGTPYCHTGMDMSGGTSGCPVHNLIPEWNNLVYRGLWKEALERLHKTNNFPEFTGSICPAPCEGSCTVGLIGQPVTIKTIELAIVDKGFEEGWVVPSPPEKRTGKRIAIVGSGPAGLAAAAQLNKAGHTVTVFERSDRIGGLLMYGIPTMKLDKRVVQRRVDLLAAEGIEFVVNTEIGKDIPAQQLVDEYDAVVLCGGATKARRFNVEGHDLKGVMYAMDYLNGTIKSYLNSNLEDGNYVSAAGKDVIVLGGGDTGSDCVATSLRHGCNSITQFGTHDKAPLTRDPIANPWPQFPNVYTLDYAQQEAKAVFGEDPREFSIMTTKFVGDEEGNLKELHTVQIRRTVDETGRKIYQPVPGTEAVYPAQLALIAIGFDGPEQDIIEQLKLDTDRRTNVKARYGKFNTNVDKVFAAGDMRRGQSLVVWAINEGREAAREVDKYLMGSTVLA; encoded by the coding sequence ATGTCTACACCTACTGGATTTATGGAGTATAAGCGCCAGCTCCCAGGGGACCGCGATCCCGAGCAGCGCGTGAAGGATTGGGAAGAATTCCACGAGCATCTGACCGAGGACGAGCTTCGGACCCAGGGTGCCCGTTGTATGGATTGCGGCACACCGTATTGCCACACCGGCATGGATATGAGCGGCGGTACTTCAGGCTGTCCTGTGCATAACCTGATCCCGGAGTGGAATAACCTGGTCTACCGCGGCTTGTGGAAGGAAGCGCTGGAGCGCCTGCACAAGACCAATAACTTCCCTGAATTCACCGGCAGCATCTGTCCTGCACCCTGCGAGGGCTCCTGTACCGTCGGTCTGATTGGACAGCCTGTTACGATTAAGACGATCGAGCTGGCCATTGTGGACAAGGGCTTTGAAGAGGGCTGGGTCGTCCCGAGTCCGCCGGAGAAGCGTACAGGCAAACGGATCGCCATTGTCGGCTCCGGTCCGGCAGGACTGGCCGCAGCCGCCCAGCTGAACAAAGCGGGTCACACGGTAACTGTCTTTGAGCGCAGTGACCGGATCGGCGGCCTTCTGATGTACGGGATTCCGACGATGAAGCTGGACAAACGTGTCGTACAGCGCCGCGTCGATCTGCTGGCTGCAGAAGGTATCGAGTTCGTGGTTAACACAGAGATTGGCAAAGACATTCCGGCACAGCAGCTGGTGGATGAATATGATGCCGTTGTACTCTGCGGCGGTGCGACCAAGGCAAGACGCTTCAACGTGGAGGGCCATGACCTCAAAGGGGTTATGTATGCCATGGATTATCTGAACGGCACGATCAAGAGCTATCTGAACTCCAATCTGGAGGATGGCAATTACGTATCCGCCGCAGGCAAGGACGTAATCGTGCTGGGCGGGGGCGACACCGGCTCCGACTGTGTAGCAACTTCCCTGCGGCATGGCTGCAATAGCATCACCCAGTTCGGCACCCATGACAAAGCGCCGCTTACGCGTGATCCGATTGCCAACCCTTGGCCCCAGTTCCCGAATGTCTACACTCTGGATTATGCCCAGCAGGAAGCCAAAGCGGTCTTCGGTGAAGACCCGCGCGAATTCTCTATCATGACGACGAAGTTCGTCGGCGATGAAGAAGGTAACCTCAAGGAGCTGCATACAGTTCAGATCCGCCGGACGGTGGACGAGACAGGACGGAAGATCTATCAGCCGGTTCCGGGAACCGAGGCTGTCTATCCGGCTCAGCTGGCGCTGATTGCGATTGGCTTCGACGGACCGGAGCAGGATATCATTGAGCAGCTTAAGCTGGATACGGACCGCCGTACCAATGTGAAGGCCCGCTATGGCAAATTCAATACGAACGTGGATAAAGTATTCGCAGCCGGCGATATGCGCCGCGGACAGAGTCTGGTGGTCTGGGCCATCAACGAGGGCCGCGAAGCAGCTCGTGAAGTGGATAAATATCTGATGGGTTCGACTGTACTTGCTTAA
- a CDS encoding dihydrofolate reductase, whose amino-acid sequence MSITMIWAMASNGVIGKNNDMPWHLPLDFAYFKAETLGKRMLMGRKTWDSLGSKPLKGRTSLILTRDKDFAPEGAEVIHSLAEALAEGRKEDELMVIGGAEIYSLMLPYADKLRVTMIEAEIEGDTRFPEVDWTQWKEVSNTPGLKNEQNPYDYRFMVYDRKE is encoded by the coding sequence ATGAGTATTACCATGATATGGGCGATGGCCTCGAATGGCGTAATTGGCAAAAATAACGATATGCCCTGGCATTTGCCGCTGGATTTCGCTTATTTCAAAGCAGAGACACTCGGCAAACGGATGCTGATGGGCCGTAAAACCTGGGATTCGCTGGGCAGCAAGCCGCTGAAGGGACGTACCAGCCTGATTCTGACGCGCGACAAGGACTTCGCACCCGAAGGGGCTGAGGTCATCCATTCGCTGGCTGAGGCGCTGGCTGAGGGGCGCAAGGAGGATGAGCTGATGGTGATCGGCGGAGCCGAGATCTACAGCCTGATGCTGCCGTATGCCGACAAGCTGCGTGTTACAATGATAGAGGCGGAGATTGAAGGCGATACGCGATTCCCTGAGGTAGACTGGACCCAGTGGAAGGAAGTTTCCAATACCCCGGGACTCAAGAATGAGCAGAATCCGTATGATTATCGTTTTATGGTGTATGACCGCAAGGAGTGA
- the thyA gene encoding thymidylate synthase, whose amino-acid sequence MRNYLDLLQDILDNGTAKSDRTGTGTVSVFGRQLRFDLSKGFPLMTTKRIHLKSVVHELLWFLKGDTNTTYLKENGVSIWDEWADENGELGPVYGSQWRAWESKDGQHIDQIANVIESIKHNPDSRRHIVSAWNVGEIEQMKLPPCHFVFQFYVAGGKLSCMLTMRSVDTFLGLPFNIASYALLTHMVAQQTGLEVGDFIWSGGDVHIYTNHMEQVATQLAREPYALPKLNIRRVPDSIFDYTFEDFEFTDYVCHPGIKAPVAI is encoded by the coding sequence TTGCGTAATTACTTGGATTTATTACAGGATATTCTGGACAACGGTACAGCTAAGAGCGACCGGACAGGTACAGGTACAGTGTCCGTCTTCGGGCGTCAGCTCCGCTTCGATCTGTCGAAGGGCTTCCCGCTGATGACCACCAAGCGCATTCATCTGAAGTCGGTGGTACATGAGCTTCTATGGTTCCTCAAAGGGGATACCAATACAACGTATCTGAAGGAGAACGGCGTCTCGATCTGGGATGAATGGGCCGATGAGAACGGGGAGCTGGGACCGGTGTACGGCTCGCAGTGGCGGGCCTGGGAGAGCAAGGACGGGCAGCATATCGATCAGATTGCGAATGTAATTGAGTCGATTAAGCATAATCCCGATTCACGGCGCCATATTGTTAGTGCGTGGAATGTAGGCGAGATTGAGCAGATGAAGCTTCCGCCCTGCCATTTCGTTTTTCAGTTCTACGTAGCCGGCGGCAAGCTTTCTTGCATGCTTACAATGCGTTCGGTGGATACATTCCTTGGGCTTCCGTTCAACATTGCCAGCTACGCGCTGCTTACCCATATGGTGGCGCAGCAGACGGGGCTTGAGGTCGGAGATTTCATCTGGTCCGGCGGAGATGTGCATATATATACAAATCATATGGAACAAGTAGCTACACAGCTTGCACGCGAGCCTTATGCGCTGCCGAAGCTTAACATCCGCAGAGTGCCGGACAGTATTTTTGATTATACCTTTGAGGATTTTGAATTTACCGACTATGTCTGCCATCCGGGAATCAAGGCGCCGGTTGCTATATGA
- the lpdA gene encoding dihydrolipoyl dehydrogenase, producing the protein MVVGDASIEIDTLVIGAGPGGYVAAIRAAQLGQKVIIVDKSELGGVCLNRGCIPSKALISAAHQFEAAQHGEVFGVTAENVKVDWSKTQAFKNGVVKKMTSGVTSLMKGNKIEVFSGEAMFISTNEARLFNDHESPRYKFNNCIIATGSRPIELKPFPFGGRILSSTEALDLPEIPKSMIVIGGGYIGAELGQMYSKFGTKVTIIEGLDTVLPGFDKDMTRLVAKNMAKTGIEIVTNAKAESAVQNDKEVTVKYSVGGESKEVTAEYLLVTVGRRPNTDGELGLDLIGVELDDRGLVKVDHQGRTNIPNIFAIGDIVPGLALAHKASYEGKIAAEAIAGHKSVVDYKVMPAVVFTDPECSSVGLTEKEAKDKGYAVKAGKFPFAGNGRAVSLNAPEGFIKIVAKSDNNQVLGAQIVGIEASNLIAELGLAIEMGATLEDIALTIHAHPTLGEIVMEAAELVEGHPIHVMK; encoded by the coding sequence ATGGTAGTCGGAGACGCTTCAATCGAAATCGACACATTGGTAATTGGTGCAGGTCCCGGCGGGTATGTGGCGGCAATTCGTGCCGCCCAGCTCGGCCAAAAGGTCATCATTGTAGATAAATCGGAACTCGGCGGCGTGTGCTTGAACCGCGGCTGTATTCCTTCCAAGGCTCTGATCTCGGCTGCTCATCAATTCGAGGCTGCCCAGCACGGTGAAGTATTCGGTGTTACTGCCGAGAACGTGAAGGTGGACTGGTCCAAGACTCAGGCCTTCAAGAACGGCGTAGTCAAGAAAATGACTTCCGGCGTTACCAGCCTGATGAAGGGCAACAAGATCGAAGTATTCAGCGGAGAAGCTATGTTCATCAGCACAAACGAAGCCCGTCTGTTCAATGATCATGAATCCCCGCGCTATAAGTTCAATAACTGCATTATTGCAACGGGCTCCCGTCCGATTGAACTGAAGCCATTCCCGTTCGGCGGACGCATCCTGTCCTCCACGGAAGCGCTGGATCTGCCTGAAATTCCTAAGAGCATGATCGTTATCGGCGGCGGCTACATCGGTGCGGAGCTGGGTCAGATGTACTCCAAATTCGGCACCAAGGTTACCATCATTGAAGGTCTGGACACTGTTCTGCCTGGCTTCGACAAAGACATGACCCGTCTGGTGGCCAAAAATATGGCTAAGACTGGCATTGAAATTGTAACCAACGCCAAAGCAGAATCTGCGGTTCAGAACGACAAGGAAGTTACTGTGAAGTACTCCGTTGGCGGAGAATCCAAAGAAGTTACTGCTGAATACCTGCTGGTAACCGTTGGACGCCGCCCGAATACTGACGGCGAACTGGGTCTGGATCTGATCGGCGTTGAGCTGGATGACCGCGGTCTGGTGAAGGTAGACCATCAGGGACGGACTAACATTCCTAACATTTTCGCAATCGGCGATATCGTTCCGGGTCTTGCCCTGGCGCACAAAGCTTCTTACGAAGGCAAGATTGCTGCGGAAGCCATTGCCGGACACAAATCGGTTGTGGATTACAAGGTAATGCCGGCTGTAGTATTCACAGATCCAGAATGCTCCAGCGTAGGCCTGACCGAGAAGGAAGCGAAGGATAAGGGCTATGCGGTGAAAGCCGGCAAGTTCCCGTTCGCAGGCAACGGCCGTGCCGTGTCCCTGAATGCTCCTGAAGGCTTCATCAAGATTGTAGCGAAGAGCGATAACAATCAGGTGCTTGGCGCGCAAATCGTCGGTATCGAAGCTTCCAACCTGATCGCTGAGCTGGGTCTGGCGATTGAAATGGGCGCAACGCTTGAAGATATCGCACTGACCATCCATGCGCATCCAACCCTTGGCGAGATCGTCATGGAAGCGGCTGAGCTGGTAGAAGGCCACCCGATCCACGTAATGAAATAA
- a CDS encoding 2-oxo acid dehydrogenase subunit E2 has protein sequence MAKFEYRFPELGEGLHEGEIIKMHIKAGDKVTDDDIVMEVQNDKAVVEVPCPVNGTVLEVFTKDGQVCRVGEVVAIIDAEGDIPEQEGGHPAEHASQEADAAKGGADTTSSPATSSPATGGATNFEYKFPELGEGLHEGEIIKMHIKVGDKITDDDIIMEVQNDKAVVEVPSPVNGTVVEVFTKDGQVCRVGEVVAIIAAEGDVPHEEGGHAEASGAQAAAPSQGTAPAAAAAAPAPDREVLATPSVRKYARDNSVDISKVNGSGKNGKITLEDVEAFLKGGSTAPAAAAPAASVPAAAAPQAKAKEAAPAAASGNANLEEERVPFKGIRKAIANAMVKSAYTAPHVTIMDEVDVTELVAFRARMKPVAEKKGVKVTYLPFIVKALVAASRQFPALNAMIDEASNEIVYKKYYNIGIATDTDNGLIVPVIKDADRKSIWMIASAITDLAVRGRDGKLAPNEMKGSTISISNIGSAGGMFFTPIINFPEVAILGTGRITEKPVVKNGEIVAAPVMALSLSFDHRIIDGATAQNFMNYIKTLLANPDMLVMEV, from the coding sequence GTGGCAAAATTTGAGTACCGGTTCCCTGAGCTGGGCGAAGGTCTGCATGAAGGCGAAATTATCAAAATGCATATCAAAGCCGGCGACAAAGTAACCGATGACGATATCGTAATGGAAGTTCAGAATGACAAGGCGGTAGTAGAGGTGCCTTGTCCGGTCAACGGCACAGTGCTTGAAGTCTTCACCAAGGACGGCCAAGTATGCCGTGTAGGCGAAGTTGTAGCCATTATTGATGCCGAAGGCGACATCCCTGAGCAAGAAGGCGGCCATCCGGCAGAGCATGCTTCCCAGGAAGCTGATGCAGCCAAGGGCGGAGCAGATACTACTTCTTCTCCGGCAACCAGCAGCCCGGCTACTGGCGGAGCAACGAACTTTGAATACAAATTCCCTGAACTGGGCGAAGGCCTGCATGAAGGGGAAATCATCAAGATGCACATCAAGGTTGGAGACAAAATCACCGACGACGATATCATTATGGAAGTTCAGAATGATAAAGCAGTGGTGGAGGTTCCTTCTCCAGTCAACGGTACTGTAGTCGAAGTGTTCACCAAAGACGGTCAGGTCTGCCGTGTAGGTGAAGTTGTGGCTATCATTGCTGCAGAAGGTGATGTTCCTCATGAGGAGGGCGGCCATGCTGAAGCATCCGGTGCCCAGGCAGCAGCTCCTTCCCAAGGTACAGCTCCGGCAGCGGCAGCAGCAGCTCCAGCTCCTGACCGTGAAGTGCTGGCAACACCAAGCGTACGCAAGTATGCCCGCGACAATAGCGTAGATATCTCCAAGGTGAACGGCTCCGGCAAGAACGGCAAGATCACACTTGAAGATGTGGAAGCCTTCCTGAAAGGCGGCTCTACAGCTCCTGCGGCAGCGGCTCCTGCAGCTTCTGTACCAGCGGCGGCAGCACCGCAAGCCAAAGCCAAAGAAGCAGCACCGGCAGCAGCTTCCGGCAATGCAAACCTGGAAGAAGAACGCGTACCATTCAAGGGTATCCGTAAGGCGATTGCCAATGCTATGGTTAAATCGGCTTACACTGCACCGCATGTTACCATCATGGACGAGGTGGATGTTACGGAGCTTGTTGCCTTCCGTGCCCGCATGAAGCCGGTAGCCGAGAAGAAGGGCGTGAAGGTTACTTATCTTCCGTTCATCGTGAAGGCACTCGTTGCTGCTTCCCGTCAGTTCCCTGCGCTTAACGCGATGATTGACGAAGCTTCGAACGAAATTGTCTACAAGAAGTACTACAACATCGGTATCGCTACGGATACAGACAACGGTCTGATCGTTCCTGTCATCAAGGACGCTGACCGCAAGAGCATCTGGATGATCGCAAGTGCGATTACAGATCTGGCTGTACGCGGTCGCGACGGCAAGCTGGCACCGAATGAAATGAAGGGCAGCACGATCTCGATCAGTAACATCGGCTCTGCCGGCGGTATGTTCTTCACTCCGATTATCAACTTCCCTGAAGTTGCTATTCTCGGAACCGGACGTATCACTGAGAAGCCTGTTGTGAAGAATGGCGAAATCGTTGCAGCACCTGTAATGGCTCTGTCCCTGAGCTTTGACCACCGGATTATTGACGGCGCAACAGCACAGAATTTCATGAATTACATTAAGACCCTGCTTGCAAATCCTGATATGTTAGTTATGGAGGTGTAA
- a CDS encoding alpha-ketoacid dehydrogenase subunit beta, producing the protein MAQMNMKEAIRDAMRVELTRDPNVLIFGEDVGNVGGVFRVTEGLQKEFGEERIFDTPLAESAIGGLAFGLGVQGFRPIAEIQFVGFIFEALDQIVIQAARLRWRSGGKYNAPVVFRTPFGGGVKAAELHTDSLEGLIAQSPGIKVVIPSNPYDAKGLLIASIRDNDPVFFMEHLNLYHAFRAEVPEGEYTVELGKANVVREGTDVSIITYGLMVHTATKAADQLEKEGIKVEIIDLRTVSPIDIDTIVASIKKTNRAIVVQEAQKSSGVAAEVIAQINEKALLHLEAPVLRVAGPDTIYPFAQIEDTWIPTPARVITAVKKVMEF; encoded by the coding sequence ATGGCACAGATGAATATGAAAGAAGCAATTCGTGACGCAATGCGCGTTGAACTGACTCGTGACCCCAATGTCCTTATCTTCGGAGAAGACGTTGGTAATGTAGGCGGCGTGTTCCGTGTAACAGAAGGGCTGCAGAAGGAATTTGGCGAGGAGCGCATCTTCGATACACCGCTGGCAGAGTCCGCTATCGGCGGTTTGGCTTTCGGTCTCGGCGTGCAGGGCTTCCGCCCGATCGCTGAGATCCAGTTCGTAGGCTTCATCTTCGAAGCTCTTGATCAGATCGTTATTCAGGCAGCACGCCTGCGCTGGCGTTCCGGGGGCAAGTACAACGCTCCTGTAGTCTTCCGTACTCCATTCGGCGGCGGCGTTAAAGCAGCTGAGCTGCATACCGATTCCCTGGAAGGTCTGATTGCCCAGAGCCCTGGGATCAAGGTAGTTATTCCTTCTAACCCATATGATGCGAAGGGACTGCTGATCGCTTCGATCCGCGACAATGACCCTGTATTCTTCATGGAACACTTGAACCTGTATCATGCTTTCCGTGCAGAGGTGCCTGAAGGCGAATATACCGTTGAACTCGGCAAAGCGAATGTAGTTCGCGAAGGTACGGATGTATCTATCATTACCTACGGCCTAATGGTACATACAGCGACCAAAGCGGCTGACCAGCTCGAAAAAGAAGGCATCAAAGTCGAAATTATCGACCTTCGTACCGTTAGCCCAATTGATATCGACACTATTGTGGCTTCCATCAAGAAGACCAACCGTGCGATTGTTGTACAAGAAGCTCAGAAGAGCTCCGGCGTAGCCGCTGAGGTTATTGCCCAGATTAATGAAAAAGCTCTGCTGCACCTGGAAGCCCCAGTGCTTCGTGTAGCAGGTCCAGATACAATTTACCCGTTCGCTCAAATCGAAGACACTTGGATTCCTACCCCTGCACGTGTTATTACGGCAGTTAAGAAAGTCATGGAATTCTAG
- the pdhA gene encoding pyruvate dehydrogenase (acetyl-transferring) E1 component subunit alpha, whose protein sequence is MTKVPYEVYTEDVEALSVLSPDGEIINKEMMPKLTDDQLKEIMYRMVFTRTWDDRAVNLGRQGRLGFYAPVSGQEATMIGSEYALQKEDFVCPGYRDIPQLVWHGLPLYQAFLYSRGHQHGGQIPDGVNVLMPQIIIGAQILHATGIAMGFKLKKQQNVAITYTGDGGSSEGDFYEGLNYAGVFKLPVIFFVQNNGYAITTPFSKQTAAKSIAHKAVAAGIPGIKIDGMDVFAVISAVQQAAERARKGEGATLIEAVTYRFRPHSLSDDASKYRTKEEEGQWNEKDPIARLAKYLEKKGLWTEEDTLRVREEAKATVNEQIKKAEQTEKMTIPGLIDSMFEVTPKHLEEQKADFE, encoded by the coding sequence ATGACTAAGGTTCCCTATGAAGTGTATACAGAGGACGTTGAGGCCCTTTCGGTTCTTTCCCCGGATGGAGAAATTATCAACAAGGAAATGATGCCTAAACTTACCGATGACCAACTGAAAGAAATTATGTACCGTATGGTATTTACCCGTACCTGGGATGACCGTGCTGTCAACCTGGGCCGTCAAGGCCGTCTCGGCTTCTATGCACCGGTATCCGGACAGGAAGCTACAATGATCGGCAGCGAGTACGCTTTGCAGAAGGAAGACTTCGTCTGCCCGGGCTACCGCGATATTCCACAGCTCGTATGGCATGGCCTTCCATTATATCAGGCTTTCCTGTATTCCCGCGGACATCAGCATGGCGGACAGATTCCTGATGGCGTGAATGTACTGATGCCGCAGATCATTATCGGAGCACAGATCCTTCATGCTACCGGTATTGCTATGGGCTTCAAATTGAAGAAACAGCAGAACGTTGCAATCACATACACTGGTGACGGCGGTTCGTCTGAAGGTGACTTCTACGAAGGCCTTAACTATGCAGGAGTATTCAAGCTGCCGGTGATCTTCTTCGTTCAGAACAACGGCTATGCCATCACCACTCCGTTCTCGAAGCAGACGGCAGCGAAATCCATCGCCCACAAGGCGGTTGCCGCAGGGATTCCCGGAATCAAGATCGACGGTATGGACGTATTTGCAGTAATCTCTGCTGTACAGCAGGCTGCTGAACGTGCCCGCAAAGGCGAAGGCGCCACACTGATCGAAGCGGTAACCTACCGTTTCCGTCCGCATTCCCTCTCCGATGATGCCAGTAAGTACCGTACGAAGGAAGAAGAAGGACAATGGAATGAGAAAGATCCGATTGCCCGTCTTGCCAAGTACCTGGAGAAGAAAGGCCTCTGGACTGAAGAGGACACTCTGCGCGTAAGAGAAGAAGCGAAAGCGACTGTTAACGAGCAGATTAAGAAAGCAGAACAGACCGAAAAAATGACCATTCCCGGCTTGATCGACAGCATGTTCGAGGTAACTCCGAAACATCTTGAAGAACAAAAAGCCGATTTTGAATAA
- a CDS encoding alpha/beta hydrolase-fold protein, with product MSEPVFLKRTIVKQTLWSEHLQEERKLRIYLPPGYNEVLSYPVVYCQDGEEFFNFGRIATLAGQLILEQDVEPFIIVGVEVNVAVRTAEYAPFGSRFKQYLACFAEEIIPYIEHNYPVRRTPEERIVAGDSLGGSVSLHLALAYPGLFSRVLSLSGAYYPETREMLSQEEDLSWLQINMVVGLQERDYKTDTGVYDFVEMNRETKAMLEAKGATVSYREKDGQHLWGFWQKELPESLLYFFSS from the coding sequence ATGAGCGAACCTGTTTTTCTGAAACGTACAATTGTAAAACAAACACTGTGGAGTGAACACCTGCAGGAAGAGCGCAAGCTGCGTATCTATCTTCCCCCCGGATATAATGAAGTACTCAGCTATCCCGTCGTCTACTGCCAGGACGGTGAAGAATTCTTCAACTTCGGCCGGATTGCCACCTTGGCCGGTCAGCTGATTCTGGAGCAGGATGTGGAACCCTTCATTATAGTGGGCGTCGAAGTGAACGTGGCAGTCCGCACCGCTGAATACGCTCCGTTCGGCAGCCGCTTCAAGCAGTACCTCGCATGCTTCGCCGAAGAGATTATTCCCTACATTGAACATAATTATCCTGTCCGGCGTACACCCGAGGAGCGGATCGTAGCCGGTGATTCCCTGGGCGGCAGTGTCTCCCTCCACCTCGCACTGGCGTATCCGGGATTATTCAGCCGTGTGCTTAGCCTCTCCGGCGCTTATTATCCCGAGACCCGCGAGATGCTCTCACAAGAGGAGGATCTCTCCTGGCTTCAGATCAATATGGTTGTAGGGCTTCAAGAGCGGGACTACAAGACCGACACCGGCGTCTATGATTTCGTAGAGATGAACCGGGAGACCAAAGCCATGCTTGAAGCCAAGGGGGCGACGGTGTCCTACCGCGAGAAGGACGGCCAGCATCTTTGGGGTTTTTGGCAAAAAGAGCTCCCGGAATCATTACTCTATTTCTTCAGCTCCTGA
- a CDS encoding low molecular weight protein-tyrosine-phosphatase produces MVNVLFVCLGNICRSPMAEAVLRSKIEQRQLVDQITVDSAGTGDWHIGKAPHEGTKRILDLHGISYENMRARLVASEDFERFEYIICMDKSNGENVRKIPGGEQSKLLFFMDLLPDEELREVPDPYFTGNFEQVYDLINAGCDVLLEQIIGEKLQQA; encoded by the coding sequence ATCGTTAACGTGTTGTTTGTATGTCTGGGGAATATTTGCCGTTCGCCGATGGCGGAGGCTGTGCTGCGCAGCAAGATTGAACAGCGTCAGCTTGTGGATCAGATTACAGTGGATTCTGCAGGGACGGGAGATTGGCATATCGGGAAAGCGCCGCATGAAGGGACAAAGCGTATCCTGGATCTGCACGGTATCAGCTATGAGAATATGAGAGCAAGACTGGTTGCCAGTGAGGATTTCGAGAGATTCGAATATATCATCTGTATGGACAAGTCCAACGGGGAGAATGTACGCAAAATTCCCGGCGGTGAGCAGTCCAAGCTGTTGTTCTTCATGGATCTGTTACCGGATGAGGAGCTGCGTGAAGTGCCTGACCCGTATTTCACCGGCAATTTCGAGCAGGTCTATGATTTAATCAACGCCGGTTGTGATGTGCTGCTGGAACAGATTATTGGGGAGAAGCTACAGCAGGCATAG
- a CDS encoding thiamine diphosphokinase: MPSGRIVIVAGGKLTAECLHLLDEEDYIIGADRGALFLIDHGFTPQLAVGDFDSVSPEALERIQAGSKETISCDPVNKDLTDSEMALDLALNLQPQSILMIGVTGTRMDHTLASIQMMTRALQRQVACSIMDANNYITLTGSQAVVEERGYTYVSLLPLTPEVTGITLQGFQYPLENATLKLGQSLAVSNVLQEHKGTVHIESGLLLIIQSKD; the protein is encoded by the coding sequence TTGCCATCCGGGCGTATTGTAATTGTTGCAGGCGGCAAACTTACAGCGGAATGCCTGCACTTATTAGATGAAGAGGATTATATTATCGGCGCTGACCGGGGAGCGCTGTTCCTGATTGACCATGGCTTCACCCCCCAGCTTGCCGTCGGTGATTTCGACTCTGTCTCTCCTGAGGCACTGGAGCGGATTCAGGCGGGAAGCAAGGAGACTATCAGCTGTGATCCGGTCAACAAAGACCTTACTGACAGTGAAATGGCCCTGGATCTTGCCCTGAACCTCCAGCCGCAGTCTATTCTGATGATCGGGGTAACGGGAACACGCATGGACCATACGCTGGCCAGTATTCAGATGATGACAAGAGCACTGCAGCGGCAGGTAGCCTGCTCCATTATGGATGCGAACAACTACATTACGCTTACCGGCTCTCAGGCGGTTGTAGAGGAACGGGGATATACCTATGTCTCCTTGCTGCCTCTGACTCCCGAGGTAACGGGCATCACCCTTCAGGGCTTCCAATATCCTCTGGAGAACGCCACCCTCAAATTAGGCCAGTCCCTGGCCGTGAGCAATGTGTTGCAGGAGCACAAGGGAACCGTTCATATCGAGAGCGGACTGCTGCTGATTATTCAGAGCAAGGACTGA
- a CDS encoding C40 family peptidase → MNKQQWFKQAMTIGLCTTIGFSALLATGAGTAPAAASAVSADAVSADSVSASSTGSKVVSFGKKYLGTRYQFGASTSTTRYFDCSSFTQYIFKKYGVDLPRTSVAQSKVGKSVTKANLRVGDLVFFSSGSRANGKNVTHVAVYAGNGKILHTYGSPGVTISDLNSGNWKKTYLKSRRVL, encoded by the coding sequence ATGAATAAGCAACAATGGTTTAAGCAAGCAATGACAATCGGTCTATGCACAACAATCGGGTTCAGCGCCTTACTCGCAACCGGAGCAGGAACAGCCCCTGCCGCCGCTTCTGCTGTATCCGCTGATGCTGTATCTGCCGATTCCGTATCCGCATCTTCCACCGGCTCCAAAGTGGTCAGCTTCGGCAAAAAGTATCTGGGTACGCGTTACCAGTTCGGTGCCTCCACTTCAACTACACGTTATTTTGACTGCTCCTCCTTTACTCAATATATTTTCAAAAAATATGGTGTAGATCTGCCCCGTACGTCCGTAGCCCAATCTAAAGTGGGTAAATCGGTCACCAAGGCCAATCTGCGCGTCGGCGATCTGGTGTTCTTCTCCAGCGGAAGCCGGGCCAACGGCAAGAACGTCACCCATGTGGCTGTATATGCCGGCAATGGCAAGATTCTTCACACTTACGGTTCACCCGGCGTAACCATTTCAGATCTGAATTCGGGTAACTGGAAAAAAACCTACCTGAAGTCGCGCCGCGTACTGTAA